DNA sequence from the Roseibium sp. HPY-6 genome:
AAGTTTCGGCGCCCTTTCAGACGTCAAATGTCCTGCGTCGATCCAGGCGTTTGAGCCGTGTTCGGCCGGAAAAGGTGATCGCTGTCAGCTGGAATACCGGCTGGCATCCGCACCATAATAATTGACGTAGCGCGTGTTAAGTTCAGACACCGGCATGATGATGAGCACATCCGTGGTGCTGAACTGATGATCCACCACTGCGCCGTCACCAATGAATGCCCCAAGTCTCAGATAACCTTTGACGAGTGGCGGCAAAGCGCGCAGCGCTGCCTTGGCATCGATCTGGTCAGCCGGGATCCGGTTCATCTCGACATATCGGTCTTCAACCGCGCGGACCCGCCATTCTTCCGGTGCCCGCGCATTGTGGTGCAGGAAAGACAACTGCTGAGCCAGGGCGTCTGGATTTGTGCCTTCGATCGAGGCGCACCCGAGCATCACATCGATCTTGTGCCGCAAAACGTACGACCAGATGCCGTGCCACAACAATTCGACGGTCTTCTTGTTGCGGTAGGGCTTCAGCACGCACGAGCGTCCGAGCTCCAGAAAGCGCTTGTCCGGATTGGCTCCGATAATCTTTTGAACGTCATATTCGCCGGAGGTGTAGAAGCCGCTGTGCTGCTCGGCCACGTCCTGCCGCAACAGCCTGTACGTTCCGACAATCTCGGGCTTCAACCGGCCGAGCTTGTTGCGCTTGAGAGTGTCGTGGTCGACGACAAGAAGGTGATCGCAGTAGGCATCGAACGGGTCCGCATCGCGGCGTGTCGCGATGGTATGAGCATCGGCGACAGCGGACATTTCCTCATAGAAAACCTCATACCGAAGCCGCTGCGCCTTTTTGACTTCCTTGAAGTTCCGGGCCATGCGCACTTCGAGGGGGCCGACCCTGCCGAGAGTTTCACCGGTTTTGACCGGAGTGCGGACTGGCGGACCCGGGTGTGTGGTCTTTGTCGCGGCGACGCCGGTGCGCATCGCAGGCGAAAACCTTCGCACGAGCTTTCTCGGTGAAAACAGGTTTTGCCGCATTATGGACATTCCACCCTCTTGCATTCCTCACGGGGCACCCCGGGCGGTTTCACAGGTTAGCACCTGTTTCACCGTTATTATTACCTTTGCCGGAGCACGAACACCGGCTGCGGTCAGCGTGCGTCGGTCCTGCCGTAGAACACATTATTCCGACAGCTGGATGACATTGGGTTTTTTCCTTTTATCGAACAACCCAAGTTTACCGTAGTCTTCGGAATTTGTGAAATTTACTGAAGTGCTTAGAGCGCTTGGTCGAACTTCCGAAGAAGCCGGAACCAAGCGTTTACAGTAGGGCAGCGCGCAGCGACGTCAGGCGCGACCGATTGATTCGAGGGCCTGGGAGATTGAATCGACCGAAAGCGGCTTTGTCAGATAGCCGGCGGCACCAACCTCAACGGCCTTGTCGCGAGCATCCTGCATAACGTCTGCAGTGACGATCAGAACCGGCACGGGCGGCCGCGATTCAGCTGCTTCATCCTCGCGGATTTTCCGGATTGCCTCAAACCCGTCGAGACCCGGCATATGCAGATCCATCAGGATGGCATCGAATGTACCGCCCGCTGCTTCTTCAACGGCAGTTTCGCCGTCGACGACCATCACCGGGATGTGACCGAGCTTGCGCAGCATCGCTTCACTGAGAAGACGGTTGATGTCGTTGTCTTCCGCGACAAGCAGGCGCAGCGGCCGCGCCGGTGCAATGGCGCGCCGGGCAGCGTCGCCACTCTCAACGGGGCGCGCACCCGCGTCCCAGGCAAGACCATCGATCGCACCGCCAAACAGCCCGGAAAAGATCTGGATGAGAGTTTCTATCCTCACGGGCCGGATCAGATAAGCCGCATATCCTGCAGAGCGAAGATGATCGAGGCGGTCACGCTCGGCAGGTGAAATGAGAACGACGGCGGGAGCTTCGCTTCCTGCAAGCCTCGCCGATGCCAGCCAGCCGCCGCTGTCTGCCAGCGCCGCGTTGTCGACAACGATGAGATCGGCATTGGTCAGTGCATGAACCAGGCTGTCGCTGCCAGGCGCTTCTACCGAAACCTTGGCATTGTGCCGGGCAAGCCGCTCACACAGGAGCGGGCATTCGATTCGGCTGTTGCTGACGAATACGATGGTCTTGTCTTCAAGCATCGCGAGCCGGGGATCGGAGTTGCCGGACAGCGTCTCCGGTATCGGCAGGCAAACCGTGAAATGGCCGCCACCTTCAGACCCGGGCCGTGCTGTGATCGAGCCGCCCATGAGGCGGGCGAGCCTTTGGGCGATCGCCAGTCCCAGTCCCGTGCCGCCGAACTTGCGCGCGGGGCCATGATCAACCTGCTCGAACTCGCGGAACAACCGTTCTGCTTCGCTTTCGTCAAAACCGATGCCGGTATCACGCACGTCGATTTCAAGGACACTGCCGCTGACAGCCTGCGCTCTGCCTGTCAATGTGACCGAGACGCCACCGTCATCTGTAAACTTGACGCCGTTTCCGATCAGGTTGAAGAGGATCTGGCGGACGCGTGTTGCATCGAGCGTGATCTCGTCCGGCAGTGCCGGATCGACCATCGCACCGATCTCGAGCCCTTTTGCATGTGCTTTCGGGGCGAGCAGTTCAACAACGTTTTCCGCCAGCGCTCCGACCTTGACCGGTGCCGCATGAATGTCGAGCTTGCCGGCTTCCACTTTCGAAAAATCAAGGACCTCGTCGATCAACAGCAGCAACGTTTCGCCGGAGGTTTCGAGCGCATCAATATAGGCGTCCTGCTCTTTTGTCAGACGGGTGTCCCGCAAGAGCGACGCCATTCCCAGAATGCCGTTGAGCGGTGTCCGTATTTCGTGGCTCACGGTTGCCAGGAAACGAGATTTCGCTTCATTCGAGCTTTCCGCCGTATGCCGGGCAGCAAGCAACTCTTCCTCAATCAGCCGTCGCTCGGTCACGTCCCGAAGAACGGTCTGCACAAGTTGCCTGTCGGTTGCGGTGTCGCGGACCGGGACATCAATGCGTGAGAACCAGCGTGGTCCCTGGGCCGTTAGAATATGCAAATCCTGGAAGCCGGTACCGACCGGGGCTGCCTCCTGCGATGAAGTCGCCGGCATCAAGGGATCATCTCGGCTGATTGTCGGGAGTTGCAGGGCGTTGCCCGGACGCAGTTCATGGGTATGTCCGAAAACATCTTCGGCAGCAGAATTGACATAGGTGATCACGCCGTCCGCGTCACGCCGGACCACCACATCGCCGAGCGTTGACAGGATGCTCGCGTGGCGCTCGTCCGATTCGCCAAGTTCCCAGGTCTGGTCTTCCAACTCCTCGATTCGCGCCATCAGACGCCGGATCTTTTCGTCCTTGACCTGGTGCGCCTGCACCGAACGATGGAGATCGTCCGCCAAGAGCCGCCAGACCGCGAGGCCGCCCGCGAAGAAGGCAAGGCCAACGCCCAGAAAGCGGTTCAAACCATCCGTGGACACAAGAAAGAGACCTGTGAGCAGGCCGAGGGCGAGCCCGAAAACGGCCAGATGCTGCAAGGTTTTCTTCGGTGCAGACACAGGTTGGTCCGTCGCGCGGCGTCCGGGTCCGACATCAGGACCTGCCGCGTCGTTCACCTGTCCCGTGGAAGGCTCTGCGTCACGGGCAGGTGATGTTTGTTGAACAATCGGGTCCGTTTGCTCGTGCGCATGCGCATTCCCTCTGTCTTGTGCTGAGGTGGCGCGATCGCCGTTATGACTGACCAATGGTGTTACTCTCTGCAAGGTCCTAATGGGCAGAGAGTGCCGCTTAAACTTTTAGAAACCGTTTCACGAGGGTGATCAGTGCGGCTCATTCATCGTAAGTGCTGCGGCCTCCGGAAGCGGATCGCGATGGTGCGCCCCAATGTTCGAACAACAGGAATTGCAATAAGGCATCAGTTTGCTTCGCCCGGACGGCGTCAAGGGCGAAGCATTTTGTTATCTGACGTCCAGAAACCCGATGATCTTACGAACATCTTTCAGGACCGGCTCTGCAATGGCGGAGGCCTTTTCGGCACCCTCTTTCAGAACGGAATCGATCTGGGTCTTGTCGTCCATCAAACGACGCATTTCGTCGGTCATTGGCGACAGCTTCGTAACGGCAAGCTCAGAAAGGGCGGGCTTGAAGGCAGAAAACTGCTGACCGCCGAAATCTTTCAGCACATCTTCCTTGGACGCGCCCTGAAGCGCGGCAAAAATGCCGACGAGATTGTCGGCTTCCGGGCGCTCGCTGAGACCGTCCACTTCGCTCGGAAGGGCATCCGGGTCGGTTTTTGCCTTCCTGACCTTCTTCGCGATTGTATCCGCATCATCGGTGAGGTTAATGCGCGACAGATCGGACGGATCAGATTTCGACATCTTTTTTGTCCCGTCCCGCAGCGACATGATCCGCGTGGCAGGCCCGGCGATCATCGGTTCCGTCAAGGGGAAATAAAGCTGCTCGGGCAGCTCGTTTGACGGTGTCGGATTGGGCACACCGATACCGAGGTCCTTGATCCGGTCGCCGAAATCATTGTTGAACTTCGCGGCAATGTCGCGGGTCAGCTCCAAATGCTGTTTCTGGTCGTCACCAACCGGCACATGCGTCGCACGATA
Encoded proteins:
- the trpS gene encoding tryptophan--tRNA ligase codes for the protein MTEFQPRVFSGVQPTGNLHLGNYLGAVSRWVPLQDQMPTIFCVVDSHAITAGFPDPNELSEATREVTAAYMAAGIDPKKSIIFNQSQVREHAELAWIFNCVARIGWLNRMTQFKEKAGKNKENASVGLFAYPNLMAADILAYRATHVPVGDDQKQHLELTRDIAAKFNNDFGDRIKDLGIGVPNPTPSNELPEQLYFPLTEPMIAGPATRIMSLRDGTKKMSKSDPSDLSRINLTDDADTIAKKVRKAKTDPDALPSEVDGLSERPEADNLVGIFAALQGASKEDVLKDFGGQQFSAFKPALSELAVTKLSPMTDEMRRLMDDKTQIDSVLKEGAEKASAIAEPVLKDVRKIIGFLDVR
- a CDS encoding GNAT family N-acetyltransferase, with translation MRQNLFSPRKLVRRFSPAMRTGVAATKTTHPGPPVRTPVKTGETLGRVGPLEVRMARNFKEVKKAQRLRYEVFYEEMSAVADAHTIATRRDADPFDAYCDHLLVVDHDTLKRNKLGRLKPEIVGTYRLLRQDVAEQHSGFYTSGEYDVQKIIGANPDKRFLELGRSCVLKPYRNKKTVELLWHGIWSYVLRHKIDVMLGCASIEGTNPDALAQQLSFLHHNARAPEEWRVRAVEDRYVEMNRIPADQIDAKAALRALPPLVKGYLRLGAFIGDGAVVDHQFSTTDVLIIMPVSELNTRYVNYYGADASRYSS
- a CDS encoding ATP-binding protein produces the protein MSAPKKTLQHLAVFGLALGLLTGLFLVSTDGLNRFLGVGLAFFAGGLAVWRLLADDLHRSVQAHQVKDEKIRRLMARIEELEDQTWELGESDERHASILSTLGDVVVRRDADGVITYVNSAAEDVFGHTHELRPGNALQLPTISRDDPLMPATSSQEAAPVGTGFQDLHILTAQGPRWFSRIDVPVRDTATDRQLVQTVLRDVTERRLIEEELLAARHTAESSNEAKSRFLATVSHEIRTPLNGILGMASLLRDTRLTKEQDAYIDALETSGETLLLLIDEVLDFSKVEAGKLDIHAAPVKVGALAENVVELLAPKAHAKGLEIGAMVDPALPDEITLDATRVRQILFNLIGNGVKFTDDGGVSVTLTGRAQAVSGSVLEIDVRDTGIGFDESEAERLFREFEQVDHGPARKFGGTGLGLAIAQRLARLMGGSITARPGSEGGGHFTVCLPIPETLSGNSDPRLAMLEDKTIVFVSNSRIECPLLCERLARHNAKVSVEAPGSDSLVHALTNADLIVVDNAALADSGGWLASARLAGSEAPAVVLISPAERDRLDHLRSAGYAAYLIRPVRIETLIQIFSGLFGGAIDGLAWDAGARPVESGDAARRAIAPARPLRLLVAEDNDINRLLSEAMLRKLGHIPVMVVDGETAVEEAAGGTFDAILMDLHMPGLDGFEAIRKIREDEAAESRPPVPVLIVTADVMQDARDKAVEVGAAGYLTKPLSVDSISQALESIGRA